From Amaranthus tricolor cultivar Red isolate AtriRed21 chromosome 4, ASM2621246v1, whole genome shotgun sequence:
tttttgtttgtttattttttgtttgatttattcatttttttgggtttttaatttgCAGCAAAAAAGGGTATTTCAGAAGCTGGAAATGGGTCACAGAAATCTATTGAGGAAAAGGTTGGGGTGGTTTCAGATAAATCTGAGAAAAATTTAGGAAAGTCAGAGAATATTTTGGGTAAAGGGACTGTTTCTGTGATTGATAATGAGGAAGGGGTGAGTAATAAATGTGAAATTGGTAATGATTCTAAGAGGGAAGTTGATAATGGAAATTCAAGTATTAATGAGATCGGAGATGTCGTTTTGGAAGGTAAAGTAGATAAGTTAGAAACCAAAGAGGAGGATACAAATTTGTTGAGGAGATCGAGTCGAGTGTTTGAGCGTAAATATAGTGATATAGGAGCGGGGGAGCGATTTGGGCGGTTTAGACGAGGTTCTTTGGAAGGAATGAGATCGTCAAGTATAAATTACTTGGGTGATTCATCAAAGTATCCGTTAGGTTCTGGTTATCAAAACGAAGCTAGTCGAGCCGATGCAGCTGAGCTCATAGAACATGATCGAGAGGAGCTCTTGAGGAAGTTGGATGAATTGAAGAATCAACTTAGTAGGGTTAACAATGCAAGTGATAAGTTCCGTGAAAAACCCGCACTAGAGCGTAGGCCGACCCATTTAGAACCGTATGTTGAACCCGTGGATGGTTTTCGCAATCATCCATCTAATTTCCACCAAACTTCACGACAATTTTCATCTCCTGATAAACATGTTGCTCGACCACCTTACTTTGATCAATATCACGAGCCATTTCCACTTAATCATAATTACCACAGTTCAATGCACAACCCGAATCATGTTCATAGGTATGAAGATTCATTTGATACTCAAATGTTTCGAAGACCTCCACAAAGGATCCCGAGTCATAATCAATATATGGGTCCTGACTTAGAGCCTTTTGAGCCACACCTGTATGGTATGGCACTCAACCAGCATCCATGTTCATGCTATAGGTGTTACGACCGACAACTGCAAGCGCCTTTGCAAGTTGCACAACCAGCCTTTGCCAATAGAAGGTTTCCGCATGTTGCGAATAAGTACATGTCAAACCATCAGGAACTTCCCGAAACTTTTGGTTCACACGGGTATACTTCTAGAATAGTTGATCCACAATCCCACTCGAGGTGGCCGAGTGAAATTAATGTTGAAACGGGAAGTTTTGCTCGTGGTCGTCCTCATCGGACGGCGTTACATAGCGGACTTCGTTGCCATCCCGTAGTAGGTGGTGCTCCTTTTGTGACATGTCATAATTGCTTCGAGGTTTTAAAGTTACCCAAAAAGGTGTTTAGCAAGAAGGATGAGTGGCAGATCACCTGTGGAGCGTGTTGTACTATAGTCTCTTTCACCGTTACAGACGAAAAACTTGTACCGATTGACTTAGCCGTAAAGAAAACTACTGCTGAGGCTCTTGACAAATCCAatgggttgggtcattttcataACGGAAGCTTTTGCTCGGAGGACTACGCTAACTCGGTTTATGATTTTCAAGCGATGGACAGAGACCCTGTTTCTTTGTCTACTCGCCAGGGTGTGAGCTTGAGCAAGTCCGAAGAAACGCACAACCTTCACTCGGTTTCTGCTACTACTTCGGAGGATGAACAGTTTTCTGACGATTTGGCTGCAAAAAGAGGAATTTCTTCTACACATGTTCCACTTGAGAAAGCAGCGTCTTCTCCATCTCCGCCCGGTTCACCTCTTCAAGATCCTTTTGATTATACATCCAAATTTCGTGCTGTAAACCGTTATGGGAT
This genomic window contains:
- the LOC130810564 gene encoding protein ENHANCED DISEASE RESISTANCE 4-like — translated: MAVESSKLRLVRCPKCENLLPELPDYSLYQCGGCGAILRAKKGISEAGNGSQKSIEEKVGVVSDKSEKNLGKSENILGKGTVSVIDNEEGVSNKCEIGNDSKREVDNGNSSINEIGDVVLEGKVDKLETKEEDTNLLRRSSRVFERKYSDIGAGERFGRFRRGSLEGMRSSSINYLGDSSKYPLGSGYQNEASRADAAELIEHDREELLRKLDELKNQLSRVNNASDKFREKPALERRPTHLEPYVEPVDGFRNHPSNFHQTSRQFSSPDKHVARPPYFDQYHEPFPLNHNYHSSMHNPNHVHRYEDSFDTQMFRRPPQRIPSHNQYMGPDLEPFEPHLYGMALNQHPCSCYRCYDRQLQAPLQVAQPAFANRRFPHVANKYMSNHQELPETFGSHGYTSRIVDPQSHSRWPSEINVETGSFARGRPHRTALHSGLRCHPVVGGAPFVTCHNCFEVLKLPKKVFSKKDEWQITCGACCTIVSFTVTDEKLVPIDLAVKKTTAEALDKSNGLGHFHNGSFCSEDYANSVYDFQAMDRDPVSLSTRQGVSLSKSEETHNLHSVSATTSEDEQFSDDLAAKRGISSTHVPLEKAASSPSPPGSPLQDPFDYTSKFRAVNRYGMGNLSSRSDQERVTTNKNTVRQNSLKESLATEMEISHNDYTHDGLPQDSADFGKEDDRPKVKSRGDSFLAGIIKKSFRDFAKSNQTMETGKRNVTINGHLLPDKLVKKAEKMAGPIYPGQYWYDYRAGFWGVMGGPCLGIIPPFIEEFNYRMPEKCAGGNTSVFVNGRELHQKDLELLTVRGLPDARDKSYIIEISGRVVDEDSGQELDSLGKLAPTIEKVKHGFGMRVPKANS